In Rhodoferax koreense, a genomic segment contains:
- a CDS encoding multidrug effflux MFS transporter, which translates to MTPNADPVWRGPKWALSVLLAMLGMLGPFAIDTYIPAFSGIARSLGATPVEMQQTLSAYLFGFAFMNLFHGALSDSFGRRPVVLWGIAVFTIASAGCALSQNIGQLVLFRALQGLSTGAGIVVSRAVIRDVYPPAEAQKVMSQVTIYFGVAPAIAPIVGGWLFVHLGWHSVFWFLTGVGVVLWISNWRLLPETLQPAQRQPFHVPDLMSGYRQLMSDPRFVLLAFASGVPFNGMFLYVLSAPEFLGTLLHLAPTQFFWFFILTISGIMGGAWASGRLAGRIPPKRQIRHGFLIMTVVALLNLAANLVWTAQPLWALPPIAVFAFGWALMVPVVTLLVLDLYPARRGMASSLQAVVGSTANGVVAGVIAPLVMHSTVLLALASLLMMGIGLAAWLWLHHRWPEIGRG; encoded by the coding sequence ATGACACCCAACGCCGACCCGGTCTGGCGCGGCCCCAAGTGGGCGCTGTCAGTGCTGCTCGCGATGCTGGGCATGTTGGGCCCGTTCGCGATCGACACCTACATCCCGGCCTTCTCCGGCATCGCGCGCTCGCTCGGCGCCACGCCGGTGGAGATGCAGCAGACGCTGTCGGCCTACCTGTTCGGCTTCGCCTTCATGAACCTGTTCCACGGCGCGCTGTCAGACAGCTTCGGCCGCCGGCCCGTGGTGCTCTGGGGCATCGCCGTGTTCACCATCGCCTCGGCCGGCTGCGCGCTGTCGCAGAACATCGGCCAGCTGGTCCTCTTTCGCGCATTGCAGGGTCTGTCGACCGGCGCCGGCATCGTGGTCTCGCGCGCCGTGATCCGCGACGTCTACCCGCCGGCCGAGGCGCAGAAGGTCATGAGCCAGGTGACCATCTACTTCGGTGTGGCACCGGCGATCGCCCCCATCGTGGGCGGCTGGCTGTTCGTGCACCTGGGCTGGCACAGCGTGTTCTGGTTTCTCACCGGCGTCGGTGTGGTGCTGTGGATCAGCAACTGGCGGCTGTTGCCCGAGACGCTGCAGCCCGCACAGCGCCAACCCTTCCACGTGCCCGACCTGATGAGCGGCTACCGGCAACTGATGTCGGACCCACGTTTCGTGCTGCTGGCCTTCGCCAGCGGCGTGCCGTTCAACGGCATGTTCCTGTACGTGCTGTCGGCGCCGGAGTTCCTGGGCACGCTGCTGCACCTGGCGCCCACGCAGTTCTTCTGGTTCTTCATCCTCACCATCTCCGGCATCATGGGCGGCGCCTGGGCCAGCGGGCGACTCGCCGGGCGCATCCCGCCCAAGCGGCAAATCCGCCACGGCTTTTTGATCATGACGGTGGTGGCGTTGCTGAACCTGGCGGCCAACCTGGTGTGGACCGCACAACCGCTCTGGGCGCTGCCGCCGATCGCGGTGTTCGCCTTCGGCTGGGCGCTGATGGTGCCGGTGGTCACGCTGCTGGTGCTGGATCTCTACCCAGCGCGACGCGGCATGGCGTCCTCGCTGCAGGCCGTGGTCGGCTCCACCGCCAACGGCGTGGTGGCCGGCGTGATCGCACCGCTGGTGATGCACTCCACGGTGCTGCTCGCGCTGGCTTCCCTGCTGATGATGGGCATCGGCCTGGCCGCCTGGCTCTGGCTGCATCACCGCTGGCCGGAGATTGGACGCGGCTAG
- the rapZ gene encoding RNase adapter RapZ gives MNTEIVLITGMSGSGKSVALHALEDAGFYCVDNLPPELLLTFVKLEQTQGAAKVAIAMDVRSATSLPLVPQQLDTLRRNGVDIKLLFLDAATDTLVRRYSETRRKHPLSRSDLMDQQRALFEAIELERELLADLREQAHVIDTSIIRSSQLQGYIKGLVASASSQLTLVFESFAFKRGIPLDADYVFDVRMLPNPHYEADLRPLTGRDEPVAQFLRQSRDVAQMFSHIEQFLSHWLELLARDHRSYVTVGIGCTGGQHRSVYLVEKLTAAFSQRWVTLKRHRELDARGDFNGQSRGLKSGSTIF, from the coding sequence ATGAACACTGAAATCGTCCTCATCACCGGCATGTCGGGCTCGGGCAAGTCCGTGGCGCTGCACGCGCTCGAGGATGCGGGCTTCTACTGCGTCGACAACCTGCCCCCCGAGCTGCTGCTGACCTTCGTGAAGCTGGAGCAGACGCAGGGTGCGGCCAAGGTGGCGATCGCCATGGACGTGCGCAGCGCGACCTCGCTGCCGCTGGTGCCGCAACAGCTCGACACCCTGCGGCGCAATGGCGTGGACATCAAGCTGCTGTTCCTCGACGCCGCCACGGACACGCTGGTGCGGCGCTATTCGGAGACGCGGCGCAAGCATCCGCTGTCGCGTTCGGATCTGATGGACCAGCAGCGCGCGCTGTTCGAAGCCATCGAGCTCGAACGCGAGTTGCTGGCCGACCTGCGCGAACAGGCACATGTGATCGACACCAGCATCATCCGCTCGTCGCAGTTGCAGGGCTACATCAAGGGTCTGGTGGCGTCGGCCTCCAGCCAGCTCACGCTGGTGTTCGAATCCTTCGCCTTCAAGCGCGGCATTCCGCTCGACGCCGACTACGTCTTCGACGTGCGCATGCTGCCCAATCCGCACTACGAAGCCGACCTGCGGCCACTCACCGGCCGCGACGAACCGGTGGCGCAGTTCCTGCGGCAAAGCCGCGACGTGGCGCAGATGTTCAGCCACATCGAGCAGTTCCTCTCGCACTGGCTCGAACTCCTGGCGCGGGACCACCGCAGCTATGTGACGGTCGGCATCGGCTGCACCGGCGGCCAGCACCGCTCGGTGTACCTGGTGGAGAAGCTCACGGCGGCATTCAGCCAGCGCTGGGTGACCCTGAAGCGGCACCGTGAACTCGATGCGCGCGGCGACTTCAACGGCCAGTCGCGCGGCTTGAAGTCGGGCTCGACGATTTTCTGA
- a CDS encoding lipid A biosynthesis acyltransferase, which yields MLSYLGIVFMRLLALLPLSWVRGLGWLVGVLLFHLVRSRRRIAETNLALCFPQKSAAERRAMTRQVFIRFVQAWLDRGWLWHAAPEVTKRRLRMTGDLAQLAGEAPTVLFAPHFVGLDAGATALSQQIPRRYTTLYAKQSNPVVDEWIKKGRLRFGEVRLFGRFSEMKPIVASLRAGEVLYLLPDMDFGAKDAFFVPFYGVSAATLPSLPRFARLGRAKVVPVLTRMTPEGYDVEILPAWTDYPTQDVEADTALMNQRLQSYIDTMPEQYFWVHKRFKTRPPGEPGVY from the coding sequence ATGTTGTCTTATCTCGGTATCGTTTTCATGCGCCTGCTGGCGCTGCTGCCGCTGTCATGGGTGCGCGGGCTGGGCTGGCTGGTGGGGGTGCTGCTGTTTCACCTGGTGCGTTCGCGCCGGCGCATCGCCGAAACCAACCTGGCTTTGTGTTTTCCGCAGAAGAGTGCTGCCGAGCGGCGCGCCATGACGCGCCAGGTCTTCATCCGTTTCGTGCAGGCCTGGCTCGACCGCGGCTGGCTCTGGCATGCCGCGCCCGAGGTGACGAAGCGGCGCCTGCGCATGACCGGCGACCTCGCACAGCTGGCCGGCGAAGCGCCGACGGTGCTGTTCGCGCCGCATTTCGTCGGCCTCGATGCCGGCGCGACGGCCCTGTCGCAGCAGATCCCCCGGCGCTACACCACGCTGTACGCCAAGCAGTCCAATCCCGTGGTCGACGAGTGGATCAAAAAGGGCCGGCTGCGTTTCGGCGAGGTGCGGCTGTTCGGCCGTTTCAGCGAGATGAAACCCATCGTCGCCTCACTGCGCGCTGGCGAGGTGCTGTACCTGCTGCCCGACATGGACTTCGGTGCCAAGGACGCGTTCTTCGTGCCGTTCTACGGGGTGAGCGCAGCCACGCTGCCGTCATTGCCGCGTTTCGCGCGCCTGGGCCGGGCCAAGGTGGTGCCGGTGCTCACGCGGATGACGCCCGAGGGGTACGACGTGGAAATTTTGCCGGCCTGGACCGACTATCCGACGCAGGACGTGGAGGCCGACACCGCGCTCATGAACCAGCGGCTGCAGAGCTATATCGACACCATGCCCGAGCAGTATTTCTGGGTCCACAAGCGCTTCAAGACGCGGCCTCCGGGCGAGCCGGGTGTTTATTGA
- the mutY gene encoding A/G-specific adenine glycosylase, whose amino-acid sequence MSDDILPAVLPGVAEDRAAGSVADRVVHWQASHGRHSLPWQNTVDPYRVWLSEIMLQQTQVSAVLEYFPRFLNRFPDVASLAAAQQDEVLVLWAGLGYYSRARNLHKCAQQVVALHGGQFPGTAAELQTLPGIGRSTAAAIASFCYGERAAILDGNVKRVLTRVLGFDADLSVASNERALWDRATALLPLDDLAVAMPRYTQGLMDLGATICLARNPSCLLCPLREVCVGHRSGDPTRFPVKTKKLKRSTESWWLLWARDAQGRVWLERRPDAGVWAGLFCLPVFASREAIGLAQEGGVEDLPAFLHVLTHKDLFLHPVRVAWPDGVAPGANGQWVEAARWADFGLPTPVRKLLEAT is encoded by the coding sequence ATGAGCGACGATATCCTGCCGGCCGTATTGCCCGGCGTGGCGGAGGACCGCGCAGCCGGCTCGGTCGCCGATCGCGTGGTGCACTGGCAAGCCAGCCATGGTCGCCACAGCCTGCCTTGGCAGAACACCGTGGACCCGTACCGCGTCTGGCTGTCCGAGATCATGCTGCAGCAGACCCAGGTCAGCGCGGTGCTCGAATACTTTCCGCGTTTCCTGAACCGCTTCCCGGACGTGGCGTCCCTGGCGGCCGCGCAGCAGGACGAGGTGCTGGTGTTGTGGGCCGGTCTCGGCTACTACAGCCGCGCCCGCAACCTGCATAAATGCGCGCAGCAGGTCGTGGCTTTGCATGGTGGCCAGTTCCCGGGCACGGCGGCCGAATTGCAGACGCTGCCCGGTATCGGCCGCTCCACCGCTGCGGCCATAGCGTCGTTCTGTTACGGCGAACGCGCGGCCATCCTCGATGGCAATGTGAAACGGGTGTTGACACGGGTACTCGGCTTCGACGCCGACCTTTCGGTGGCCAGCAACGAGCGTGCGTTGTGGGACCGAGCCACCGCACTGTTGCCGCTCGACGACCTCGCCGTGGCCATGCCGCGCTATACCCAGGGGCTGATGGACCTGGGCGCCACCATCTGCCTGGCGCGCAACCCGTCCTGCCTGTTGTGCCCGTTGCGCGAAGTCTGTGTCGGCCATCGCTCGGGCGATCCGACGCGGTTTCCGGTGAAGACGAAAAAGCTCAAGCGCAGCACCGAATCCTGGTGGCTGCTCTGGGCGCGGGATGCACAGGGCCGGGTGTGGCTCGAACGCCGCCCCGACGCGGGCGTCTGGGCCGGCCTGTTCTGCCTGCCGGTGTTCGCCAGCCGCGAGGCCATCGGGCTGGCGCAAGAGGGCGGTGTGGAAGACCTGCCCGCATTCCTGCACGTGTTGACCCACAAGGACCTGTTCCTGCATCCGGTGCGGGTGGCGTGGCCGGATGGCGTGGCGCCCGGCGCCAACGGCCAATGGGTGGAGGCCGCACGCTGGGCCGACTTCGGCTTGCCGACGCCGGTGCGCAAGCTGCTTGAAGCGACCTAG
- the recN gene encoding DNA repair protein RecN, giving the protein MALKRITLRDFVIVRELELDLSSGFSVLTGETGAGKSILIDAVQLALGSRADAGVVREGAARADIAAEFDSPPATVAWLEHAGFDVADSLLLRRTVDAQGKSRSWINGSPATATQLRDIGDQLLDIHGQHAWQSLTRPDTVRGLLDAYAGTGPATLEKRWAAWRTTQKALADARSARDSLQQEQERLAWQIGEVEKLAPGADEWDELNTDHARLSNAQALLDAVQTAIDALENDDSGALGGLVRAHTALQNQEHIAPEYRALAEVLASSLAQAEDAAHSLHSTLRKTELDPDRLAELDERLALWVSLARRYKRTPAELPALLAAWKQELAKLDAAADQGALEAAERAAHEAYLAEAKLLSKARNLAAPKLARAITQAMQGLGMQGGRFEVALLPAEPSASGMEEVQFLVAGHAGSSPRPVGKVASGGELSRIALAIAVTTSELGTAQTLIFDEVDSGVGGAVAETVGRLMKQLGRDRQVLAVTHLPQVAACADHHLVVAKQREGKTTVSSVGSVAGEERVAEVARMLGGERLSSTTLAHAKEMLGMP; this is encoded by the coding sequence ATGGCCCTCAAACGTATCACCCTGCGCGATTTTGTGATCGTGCGCGAACTCGAGTTGGACCTGTCCTCGGGCTTCAGCGTGCTCACCGGCGAAACCGGCGCGGGCAAATCCATCCTGATCGACGCGGTGCAACTCGCGCTCGGCAGCCGGGCCGATGCCGGCGTGGTGCGCGAAGGTGCGGCACGGGCCGACATCGCCGCCGAATTCGACAGCCCGCCGGCGACGGTGGCCTGGCTGGAACACGCCGGCTTCGACGTGGCCGACAGCCTGCTCCTGCGCCGCACGGTGGACGCCCAGGGCAAGAGCCGTTCCTGGATCAACGGCAGCCCGGCCACGGCCACGCAGTTGCGCGACATCGGCGACCAGTTGCTCGACATCCACGGCCAGCACGCCTGGCAAAGCCTGACGCGGCCCGACACGGTGCGTGGCCTGCTCGACGCCTACGCCGGCACCGGTCCGGCCACGCTCGAAAAACGTTGGGCCGCCTGGCGTACGACGCAGAAGGCGCTGGCCGATGCCCGTTCGGCACGCGATTCCCTGCAGCAGGAGCAGGAGCGCCTGGCCTGGCAGATCGGCGAGGTGGAAAAACTCGCGCCCGGGGCCGACGAATGGGACGAACTCAACACCGACCACGCGCGGCTGTCGAACGCGCAGGCCCTGCTCGACGCGGTGCAGACCGCCATCGACGCGCTGGAGAACGACGACAGCGGCGCGCTCGGCGGCCTGGTGCGTGCGCACACGGCGCTACAAAATCAGGAGCACATTGCGCCCGAATACCGTGCGTTGGCGGAGGTTTTGGCATCGAGCCTGGCGCAAGCCGAAGACGCCGCGCATTCGCTGCACAGCACACTGCGCAAGACCGAACTCGACCCGGACCGCCTGGCCGAGCTCGATGAGCGATTGGCCTTGTGGGTGTCGCTGGCACGCCGCTACAAACGCACCCCGGCCGAATTGCCCGCGCTGCTGGCCGCGTGGAAGCAGGAACTGGCCAAACTCGATGCCGCCGCCGACCAGGGCGCGCTCGAGGCGGCCGAACGCGCGGCCCACGAGGCCTATCTGGCCGAGGCCAAGCTGCTGAGCAAGGCCCGCAACCTGGCCGCGCCCAAGCTCGCCCGCGCCATCACCCAGGCCATGCAAGGCCTGGGCATGCAGGGCGGCCGTTTCGAGGTGGCGCTGCTGCCCGCCGAGCCCAGCGCCAGCGGCATGGAAGAAGTGCAGTTCCTGGTCGCCGGCCATGCGGGCAGTTCGCCGCGGCCGGTGGGCAAGGTGGCCTCCGGCGGCGAGTTGTCGCGCATCGCGCTGGCGATTGCCGTGACCACCAGCGAACTCGGCACGGCACAGACGCTGATCTTCGACGAGGTCGACTCCGGCGTGGGCGGCGCCGTGGCCGAGACCGTGGGCCGGCTCATGAAACAGCTCGGCCGCGACCGCCAGGTGCTGGCCGTCACGCATCTGCCCCAGGTGGCCGCGTGCGCCGACCACCACCTGGTGGTGGCCAAGCAGCGCGAAGGCAAAACCACCGTGAGCAGTGTGGGCAGCGTGGCCGGCGAGGAACGCGTGGCCGAAGTTGCGCGCATGCTCGGCGGTGAACGCCTCTCGAGCACCACCCTGGCGCACGCCAAGGAAATGCTGGGCATGCCTTGA
- the metK gene encoding methionine adenosyltransferase, which produces MANDFLFTSESVSEGHPDKVADQISDAILDAIFKQDPLSRVAAETLTNTGLVVLAGEITTNAHVDYIQVARDTIKRIGYDNTEYGIDYKGCAVLVAYDKQSNDIAQGVDHASDDHLNTGAGDQGLMFGYACDETPELMPAPIYYAHRLVERQAQLRKDGRLPFLRPDAKSQVTMRYVDGKPHSIDTVVLSTQHSPDQSETSTKMKASFTEAIIEEIIKPVLPKEWLQNTRYLINPTGRFVIGGPQGDCGLTGRKIIVDTYGGACPHGGGAFSGKDPSKVDRSAAYAARYVAKNIVAAGLARQCQIQVAYAIGVAKPMNITVYTEGTGVISDDKLSALVAEHFDLRPKGIIQMLDLLRPIYEKTAAYGHFGREEPEFTWERTDKAAALRAAAGL; this is translated from the coding sequence ATGGCGAACGATTTCCTCTTCACGTCCGAATCCGTTTCCGAAGGCCATCCCGACAAGGTGGCCGACCAGATCTCCGACGCGATCCTGGACGCGATCTTCAAGCAGGATCCCCTCTCCCGCGTGGCCGCCGAGACGCTGACCAACACCGGCCTGGTCGTGCTGGCCGGCGAGATCACCACCAACGCGCACGTCGACTACATCCAGGTCGCGCGCGACACCATCAAGCGCATCGGCTACGACAACACCGAGTACGGCATCGATTACAAGGGCTGCGCGGTGCTCGTGGCCTACGACAAGCAGAGCAACGACATCGCCCAGGGCGTGGACCACGCCAGCGACGACCACCTGAACACCGGCGCCGGCGACCAGGGCCTGATGTTCGGCTACGCCTGCGACGAGACGCCCGAGCTGATGCCCGCGCCGATCTACTACGCGCACCGGCTGGTGGAGCGCCAGGCCCAGCTGCGCAAGGACGGCCGCCTGCCCTTCCTGCGCCCCGACGCCAAGAGCCAGGTAACGATGCGCTACGTGGACGGCAAGCCGCACTCGATCGACACCGTGGTGCTGTCCACCCAGCACAGCCCGGACCAGAGCGAAACTTCGACCAAGATGAAGGCCTCGTTCACCGAAGCCATCATCGAGGAGATCATCAAGCCGGTGCTGCCCAAGGAGTGGCTGCAGAACACGCGCTACCTGATCAACCCGACCGGCCGCTTCGTCATCGGCGGCCCGCAGGGTGACTGCGGCCTGACCGGCCGCAAGATCATCGTCGACACCTATGGCGGCGCCTGCCCGCACGGCGGCGGCGCGTTCTCGGGCAAGGACCCGAGCAAGGTCGACCGCTCGGCCGCCTACGCCGCGCGCTACGTGGCCAAGAACATCGTGGCCGCCGGCTTGGCGCGCCAGTGCCAGATCCAGGTGGCCTATGCCATCGGCGTGGCCAAGCCGATGAACATCACGGTCTACACCGAAGGCACGGGCGTGATCTCCGACGACAAGCTGTCGGCACTCGTGGCCGAGCACTTCGACCTGCGGCCCAAGGGCATCATCCAGATGCTCGACCTGCTGCGCCCGATCTACGAGAAGACCGCCGCGTACGGCCACTTCGGTCGCGAGGAGCCGGAATTCACGTGGGAACGTACCGATAAAGCAGCTGCCTTGCGTGCTGCCGCAGGCCTGTAA
- the galE gene encoding UDP-glucose 4-epimerase GalE — protein MILVTGGAGYIGTHICVELLDAGHDVAVFDNFSNSQPEALARVKRITGKSPRLIEGDIRDRAALVAALRDNAVTAVIHCAGLKAVGESVEKPLSYYDNNVVGTVRLLEAMGECGVKILVFSSSATVYGEPQFLPLTEDHPLSATNPYGRSKLMIEDMLRDVQRSDASWRFGILRYFNPVGAHASGLIGEDPRGIPNNLMPFVAQVAVGKREKLSVWGNDYATPDGTGVRDYIHVVDLAAGHLKALEALQRSPDLLTVNLGTGVGYSVLDMVEAFEAASGKAVPYQIMPRRAGDVAACYAEPAAALQLLDWRAERGLEAMCVDAWRWQSANPQGFGG, from the coding sequence ATGATTCTGGTGACAGGCGGCGCCGGCTACATCGGCACCCACATCTGCGTCGAGTTGCTCGATGCCGGCCATGACGTGGCCGTGTTCGACAACTTCAGCAACAGCCAGCCCGAGGCCCTGGCGCGGGTGAAGCGCATCACCGGCAAGTCGCCACGCCTGATCGAGGGCGACATCCGCGACCGCGCGGCGCTGGTCGCAGCCCTGCGTGACAACGCGGTCACGGCCGTCATCCATTGCGCGGGGCTGAAGGCCGTGGGCGAGTCGGTGGAAAAACCGCTGAGCTATTACGACAACAACGTCGTCGGCACGGTGCGCCTGCTCGAGGCCATGGGTGAATGTGGCGTGAAGATCCTCGTGTTCAGCTCGTCGGCCACGGTGTACGGCGAGCCGCAGTTCCTGCCGCTGACGGAAGACCACCCGCTGTCGGCAACCAACCCCTATGGCCGCAGCAAGCTCATGATCGAGGACATGCTGCGCGACGTGCAGCGCAGCGACGCCTCCTGGCGCTTCGGCATCCTGCGCTACTTCAATCCGGTGGGCGCGCATGCCAGCGGCCTGATCGGCGAAGATCCGCGCGGCATTCCGAACAACCTCATGCCCTTCGTGGCGCAGGTGGCGGTGGGCAAGCGCGAGAAGCTCAGCGTCTGGGGCAACGACTACGCCACGCCCGACGGCACCGGTGTGCGCGACTACATCCACGTGGTCGACCTGGCCGCCGGCCACCTGAAGGCGTTGGAGGCCCTGCAGCGTTCGCCCGATCTGCTGACGGTGAACCTCGGCACCGGCGTGGGCTACAGCGTGCTCGACATGGTCGAGGCCTTCGAGGCCGCCAGTGGCAAGGCCGTGCCCTACCAGATCATGCCGCGCCGCGCGGGCGACGTGGCCGCCTGTTATGCCGAGCCGGCGGCCGCCTTGCAACTGCTGGACTGGCGTGCCGAGCGCGGGCTGGAGGCGATGTGTGTCGATGCCTGGCGCTGGCAGAGCGCCAATCCGCAGGGATTCGGCGGCTAG
- a CDS encoding lysophospholipid acyltransferase family protein, whose amino-acid sequence MTFLFRLAARLPLPVLHAVGAWLGWVVYACSPTYRRRFQDNIRQAGVSPQQARRAIAEAGKLATELPWLWLRPPAEKLPLITWQGAELLEQALARGKGVIFMTPHVGSFEAVPLAFAARFSPKYGAMPILYRPSKFKWLDDFLRAARSAPGMEPAPTTTAGVRLILKALKQGRVTGMLPDQVPGDGLGVWAPFFGRPAYTMTLALRLARQTGAPMLTALCDRLPGGAGYVIHVAPLSLPLDQGDEAAATALNAALEKVILQRPGMYLWSYNRYKRPRAQPSAETPSAAPPA is encoded by the coding sequence ATGACATTTTTATTTCGACTCGCGGCGCGCCTGCCCCTGCCGGTGCTGCACGCGGTGGGCGCGTGGCTGGGCTGGGTGGTCTATGCCTGTTCGCCCACCTACCGCCGCCGCTTCCAGGACAACATCCGCCAGGCCGGCGTCTCGCCGCAGCAGGCGCGCCGCGCCATCGCCGAGGCCGGCAAGCTGGCCACCGAACTGCCCTGGCTGTGGCTGCGCCCGCCCGCCGAGAAGCTGCCGCTGATCACCTGGCAGGGTGCTGAGCTGCTCGAGCAAGCCCTGGCGCGCGGCAAGGGCGTGATCTTCATGACGCCGCACGTCGGCAGCTTCGAGGCCGTGCCGCTGGCTTTCGCCGCCCGTTTCAGCCCCAAATACGGCGCGATGCCGATCCTGTACCGGCCGTCCAAGTTCAAGTGGCTCGACGACTTCCTGCGCGCCGCGCGCTCGGCACCCGGCATGGAGCCGGCGCCGACCACCACGGCCGGCGTGCGCCTGATCCTCAAGGCGCTCAAGCAAGGCCGCGTCACCGGCATGCTGCCCGACCAGGTGCCCGGCGACGGGCTGGGCGTGTGGGCGCCGTTCTTCGGCCGGCCGGCCTACACCATGACGCTGGCCCTGCGCCTGGCGCGCCAGACCGGGGCGCCGATGCTCACCGCGCTGTGTGACCGCCTGCCGGGCGGCGCCGGCTACGTGATCCACGTGGCGCCGCTGTCGCTGCCGCTCGACCAGGGCGACGAGGCCGCGGCCACGGCATTGAACGCGGCGCTGGAAAAAGTCATCCTGCAGCGGCCGGGCATGTACCTCTGGAGCTACAACCGCTACAAGCGGCCACGCGCCCAGCCCTCGGCCGAAACGCCGTCCGCGGCTCCGCCCGCCTGA
- the hrcA gene encoding heat-inducible transcriptional repressor HrcA, which translates to MLDDRAKLLLKALVERYIAEGQPIGSRTLSRASGLDLSPATIRNVMSDLEDLGLIVSPHTSAGRIPTARGYRLFVDTMLTVQRDGPQPPRLAPEQPQKVIANAANLLSNLSQFVGVVMAPRRTSVFRHIEFLRLSEKRLLVIIVSPDGDVQNRVIFTEADYSQTQLVEAANYLNANYAGLAMEQVRERLKNEVESLRGEIASLMQAAVHASSEALTQEQDEVVISGERNLLSVSDFAGDMGNLRRAFDLFEQKTQLMRLLDISSQAAGVRIYIGGESQVVPFEELSIVSAPYEVDGQVVGTLGVIGPTRMPYDRMIQIVDITSKLVSNALSRPK; encoded by the coding sequence ATGCTCGATGATCGTGCCAAGTTGTTGTTGAAAGCGCTGGTCGAGCGGTATATCGCCGAAGGCCAGCCGATCGGTTCGCGCACGCTGTCGCGCGCATCGGGGCTGGACCTGTCGCCGGCCACCATCCGCAACGTGATGTCCGACCTCGAAGACCTCGGCCTGATCGTCAGCCCGCACACCTCGGCCGGGCGCATTCCCACGGCGCGCGGCTACCGGCTTTTCGTCGACACCATGCTCACCGTGCAGCGCGACGGGCCGCAGCCGCCCAGGCTCGCACCCGAGCAGCCACAGAAGGTGATCGCCAACGCGGCCAACCTGCTGTCCAACCTGTCGCAGTTCGTCGGCGTGGTGATGGCGCCGCGGCGCACGTCCGTGTTCCGCCACATCGAATTCCTGCGCCTTTCGGAAAAGCGCCTCTTGGTGATCATCGTCTCGCCCGACGGCGACGTGCAGAACCGCGTGATCTTCACCGAGGCCGACTATTCCCAGACCCAGCTCGTCGAGGCCGCCAACTACCTCAACGCCAACTACGCCGGCCTTGCCATGGAGCAGGTGCGCGAACGGCTCAAGAACGAAGTGGAAAGCCTGCGCGGCGAAATCGCCAGCCTGATGCAGGCCGCGGTGCACGCCAGCTCCGAAGCGCTGACGCAGGAGCAGGACGAAGTGGTCATCTCCGGCGAACGCAACCTCCTGTCGGTGAGCGACTTCGCGGGTGACATGGGCAATCTGCGGCGCGCCTTCGACCTGTTCGAGCAGAAGACGCAACTCATGCGCCTGCTCGACATCTCCAGCCAGGCGGCCGGCGTGCGCATCTACATCGGCGGCGAGAGCCAGGTCGTGCCGTTCGAGGAACTCTCCATCGTCAGCGCACCGTACGAGGTCGACGGCCAGGTCGTCGGCACCCTGGGCGTGATCGGCCCGACGCGCATGCCCTACGACCGGATGATCCAGATCGTGGACATCACCTCCAAGCTGGTCAGCAACGCGCTGAGCCGGCCGAAATAG
- a CDS encoding NAD kinase, which produces MTLKFRSVALFGKYHAPGSAGGASTEASRQALEGIATYLKAQGCEVVVERETVANTGIAGYRALDVDTIGAECDLGLVVGGDGTMLGIGRLLAAYGVPLIGINQGRLGFVTDIPIDTYQATLTPMLRGAYEEDHRSLMHARVMRDGQCVFDARAMNDVVVNRGATSGMVELRVEVDGQLIANQRADGLIIATPTGSTAYALSAGGPLLHPSIPGWVLVPIAPHTLSNRPIVLADPGEIVIELVAGRDASANFDMQSLASLQHGDRISVRRSQHHVRFLHPKGWSYFDTLRKKLRWNEGNS; this is translated from the coding sequence ATGACCCTTAAATTCCGAAGCGTCGCGTTATTTGGCAAGTACCACGCTCCCGGCTCGGCCGGCGGCGCCAGTACGGAAGCTTCGCGGCAGGCGCTGGAAGGCATCGCCACGTACCTCAAGGCCCAAGGCTGCGAGGTGGTGGTGGAACGCGAGACGGTGGCCAACACCGGCATCGCCGGCTACCGCGCGCTGGACGTGGACACCATCGGCGCCGAATGCGACCTGGGCCTGGTGGTCGGCGGCGACGGCACCATGCTCGGCATCGGGCGGCTGCTCGCGGCCTACGGGGTGCCGCTGATCGGCATCAACCAGGGACGGCTCGGCTTCGTGACCGACATCCCGATCGACACCTACCAGGCCACGCTCACGCCGATGCTGCGGGGCGCCTATGAGGAAGACCATCGCAGCCTGATGCATGCGCGCGTGATGCGCGACGGCCAGTGCGTGTTCGACGCGCGCGCGATGAACGACGTGGTGGTGAACCGCGGCGCGACCTCGGGCATGGTGGAGCTGCGCGTCGAGGTGGACGGCCAGCTCATCGCCAACCAGCGCGCCGACGGCCTGATCATCGCCACGCCCACCGGCTCCACGGCCTACGCGCTTTCCGCGGGCGGGCCGCTGCTGCATCCCTCGATCCCGGGCTGGGTGCTGGTGCCGATTGCGCCGCATACCCTGTCGAACCGGCCCATCGTGCTGGCCGACCCCGGCGAGATCGTCATCGAACTCGTGGCCGGCCGCGACGCCAGCGCCAATTTCGACATGCAGTCGCTGGCCTCGCTGCAGCACGGCGACCGCATCTCGGTGCGGCGCTCGCAGCACCATGTGCGCTTCCTGCATCCCAAGGGCTGGAGCTATTTCGACACATTGCGCAAGAAGTTGCGCTGGAACGAAGGCAATTCGTGA